The Scomber japonicus isolate fScoJap1 chromosome 8, fScoJap1.pri, whole genome shotgun sequence genome has a segment encoding these proteins:
- the tmem255a gene encoding transmembrane protein 255A has translation MPPAQSLQSSGLSLSETSIGSFKRRKRKSIIVTVMLLIVSVLILIFGLAATTRTQNITVGGYYPGLILGLGSFLGIIGSHLIDNKRQMLVASIVFISFGVVAAFCCAIVDGVFAARHIDLRPLHAGRCVHHSSKTASDSDVSCQSSSRTSCNLRVKNNTCYCCDLYNCGKEHPLMGLQNKDVLKKFRKSSMIWNRVEVIGGYHEYTEVKSCDDVVHLYHLLWSATILNIVALFLGIITAAVLGGFKDMTPSTASESTSEPEAITAPVPSEPPPPTTSLNSYYNTAPCLPPYTAYDVQGSFLFPDSSGLSDDSQSGASHLWPTMVPPRYSPPHNHPDEKPPPYSP, from the exons gaggaaatcCATAATCGTGACAGTGATGCTGCTCATTGTATCTGTGCTCATCCTCATCTTCGGCCTGGCAGCAACTACCAGGACGCAGAACATCACAGTGGGCGGCTATTATCCAGGACTCATT ctggGTCTTGGCTCTTTCCTGGGTATCATCGGTTCTCATTTGATAGACAACAAGAGGCAGATG ttAGTGGCATCCATTGTCTTCATCAGTTTTGGAGTGGTCGCTGCCTTCTGCTGTGCTATTGTAGATGGAGTTTTTGCTGCAAGGCACATT GACCTCAGGCCTCTGCATGCCGGACGGTGTGTGCATCACTCCAGCAAGACTGCATCTGACAGCGAT GTATCCTGCCAGTCATCGTCGCGCACATCCTGCAACCTGCGAGTGAAAAACAACACGTGTTACTGCTGCGACCTGTACAACTGTGGGAA AGAACATCCTCTTATGGGACTTCAGAATAAAGATGTTTTGAAAAAGTTTAGGAAATCATCCATGATTTGGAA CCGAGTTGAGGTGATTGGAGGTTACCACGAATACACAGAAGTCAAGAGCTGCGACGATGTGGTGCATCTCTACCACCTGTTATGGTCTGCCACCATCCTCAACATTGTGGCTCTTTTCCTGGGTATCATCACTGCAGCAGTGCTGGGAGGCTTCAAAGACATG ACACCATCTACAGCCTCAGAGAGCACATCTGAACCAGAGGCCATCACAGCGCCAGTCCCCTCAGAGCCTCCTCCACCCACTACTTCCCTCAACTCGTATTACAACACCGCCCCCTGCCTGCCGCCTTACACTGCCTACGACGTGCAG GGTTCCTTTTTGTTCCCCGACTCCTCGGGCCTGTCAGACGACTCCCAGTCTGGAGCCAGTCACCTGTGGCCCACGATGGTCCCTCCACGGTACTCCCCTCCTCACAACCATCCTGACGAGAAGCCCCCACCGTACAGCCCCTAA
- the zbtb33 gene encoding transcriptional regulator Kaiso, whose amino-acid sequence MPSLKLISATDTQYSATVLKSMNEQRNHGLFCDVTIIIQDKKFRAHKTILSASSTYFHQLFSVAGQVIELNFIRAEIFEEILNYIYSSKIVRVRSDMLEELINAGQILGVKFIANLGSPLSQVKGLPGLSKEPENKSDTSTEMMPIITESFSISAEEFNQTSRPVGNDDDSDSDVMFVSQTDVKSRAANPKDDSVEVIDLEGPDSENAAAKKSEESNDTVSKQKVKAPAPVKTNVANPPSITSLNTSMPESSPLHSPDSCSNNSSSPARVCSGSAPTTPARSHSFTLEPSSASQSSESSDIMGVHKKQVSTSTQQGDFKIRLLDVSNVETQTNASRAKKTVTLNTATEIDSISSGCKVYANIGENTYDIVPVKEDPGEGGSKANKGKRSLMATPLKPFDKTPVLPKSGPNKKKSKTELEDHYELIMDGKTFYVCIVCKRPYVCLTSLRRHFNTHSWEKKYPCRYCNKVFALAEYRTKHEIHHTGERRYQCLMCNETFMNYQLLSTHCKQVHNQDPSGRKEKDDTDNNLYRLLPCKTVQMKPYSWATDGQGVPVISEDGSVHHITAGEEVHSSTQSRMLNWDDIFVEPEAHIPSEGRVQPAANTPTQGVTEFDFVIPETY is encoded by the coding sequence atgCCAAGTCTAAAGCTGATATCTGCAACCGACACGCAATATTCAGCGACTGTGCTGAAGTCAATGAACGAGCAGCGAAATCATGGATTATTTTGTGACGTCACCATTATCATACAGGACAAGAAATTCAGAGCTCACAAAACCATCTTGTCGGCGTCAAGTACATATTTCCACCAGCTCTTCAGCGTCGCCGGACAAGTGATCGAGTTAAACTTCATCAGAGCAGAAATCTTTGAAGAGATCCTTAATTACATTTACAGCTCCAAGATCGTCCGTGTCCGATCCGACATGCTCGAGGAGCTGATAAATGCTGGACAGATACTGGGAGTGAAGTTTATTGCAAACTTGGGGTCACCGTTATCACAAGTTAAAGGTCTGCCTGGTTTGTCGAAGGAGCCAGAAAACAAAAGTGACACATCCACAGAGATGATGCCGATCATCACAGAGTCCTTTTCAATATCTGCAGAGGAATTCAATCAGACAAGCAGACCTGTAGGTAATGACGACGACTCGGACAGCGACGTTATGTTCGTCTCTCAGACAGATGTCAAATCCAGAGCAGCCAATCCGAAAGATGACTCTGTTGAGGTCATTGATTTGGAGGGCCCCGATTCAGAAAATGCAGCAGCAAAGAAAAGTGAAGAATCAAATGATACTGTATCAAAACAGAAAGTCAAAGCCCCCGCCCCTGTGAAAACAAATGTTGCAAATCCTCCGAGCATCACTTCTCTGAACACTAGTATGCCAGAGAGCAGCCCTCTGCACAGCCCAGACAGCTGCTCTAATAACTCGTCTTCCCCCGCCAGAGTTTGCTCAGGAAGTGCTCCCACAACACCAGCCAGGTCACACAGCTTCACCCTCGAACCATCGAGTGCCTCTCAGTCGTCTGAAAGCAGTGATATCATGGGAGTCCACAAAAAGCAAGTTTCTACTTCAACTCAGCAAGGAGATTTTAAAATAAGGCTGTTGGATGTATCGAACGTAGAAACTCAAACCAACGCTTCTAGAGCAAAAAAGACAGTTACGCTTAACACAGCTACAGAGATTGATTCCATTTCATCAGGTTGTAAAGTTTATGCCAATATTGGGGAAAATACTTACGACATTGTCCCAGTGAAGGAAGATCCAGGAGAGGGGGGATCTAAAGCCAATAAAGGGAAGAGATCGTTAATGGCAACACCTTTGAAACCGTTTGATAAAACACCCGTGTTACCGAAGTCCGGCCCAAacaagaaaaagtccaaaactgAGCTTGAGGATCACTATGAGCTGATCATGGATGGAAAGACTTTCTACGTGTGCATCGTCTGTAAGCGCCCCTACGTGTGTCTGACGAGTCTCCGCCGTCACTTCAACACTCACTCATGGGAAAAGAAATACCCGTGCCGCTACTGTAACAAGGTCTTTGCTCTGGCAGAATACAGAACTAAACATGAAATTCACCACACGGGCGAAAGGAGATACCAGTGCTTGATGTGCAATGAAACGTTCATGAACTATCAGTTACTGTCCACCCACTGCAAGCAAGTCCACAACCAGGATCCCAgcgggaggaaagagaaagacgATACAGACAACAACTTATACCGCCTGCTGCCGTGTAAAACCGTGCAGATGAAGCCGTATTCATGGGCCACTGACGGGCAGGGGGTGCCTGTCATCTCTGAGGACGGCAGCGTGCACCACATAACTGCCGGCGAGGAAGTCCACTCTTCCACCCAGAGCAGGATGTTGAACTGGGACGACATCTTTGTTGAACCCGAGGCTCACATCCCATCTGAAGGCCGAGTCCAACCTGCTGCAAACACTCCGACACAGGGGGTGACAGAGTTTGACTTTGTAATACCAGAGACCTACTGA